Within the Monomorium pharaonis isolate MP-MQ-018 unplaced genomic scaffold, ASM1337386v2 scaffold_627, whole genome shotgun sequence genome, the region CAGAATTGATCGCCATTTCCGTCATAAGACCGGATTGCCGCTGGATAAAGCGCGCTGTAATTTTATCCCGATGACGGCAAAAAAAGAACTTGCGTTACGCTTGTGAcgcatgaataataatattagcgGGATTCATcgatgaaatatgaaatatagaATTCGAATGTACGAGACTTTAAACCAGAAGCAAATTGTGAGAGATTTAACTTAAAGGGTGGCATGTTAGCAGCCCCCCAAAACCgtgatttttttgaattttttaagaaaaacctATCGGACTTTTGAGtatacttttgttttatttaacagatcagttattaaaaaatttattctaatttttttatgtacaaatagttaaaaatgGAAGAATACCTATATTTGCTCGGAAGTTTTTTAAGTGATGTACAGCGCACATGATAATTCGAGATAGGTTTATCTGAAAACTTCTTAGTATaccatttttttgtgtttaaacgaaagaatttaaaacaaatcaatttttacaaggtgtaaaaaaaaacgagattTTTTGTTGTGCGCATTTCtcgttttttgttaataaagaaaagaatttcattaaaaaaaatatttttcgttcAAGTACTAgctaataatatgtaaattaattaagtacttaaaattttaaattaatcgatGTAGTTTTTAGGATATAATTGCTCAATTTACCCTCTATCAGGGTAGATCGAACGAAGATAAACAGAGGGCCGAAAGACGCGGCGGAGATTACAATCCTCTTTCCTTCTCGAAGATACTATCGGGTTAAAGACCGCGTTAGAGACTCCtagtaaaagttaaaatttacttttatagagtaaactttaacttttatCAGAGCGGAAAACcactaaaaaaatgtgataGCAATATTTCCActttatgatatttaaagtGTACTTTAAGAAACTGCAAAGACccaaaaatcgtttttttttacctttacaATCAAGCATGACCCCTTAATTGTACTACGTGCTaaagattgaaaataaaaaaacataatttttagatttattgtcacatattataacatgttttaattttatataaaaaatgttttttataatgttcatATAAGCTTATCATCTATTTAACTCATTAtcagtactaaaaaaatatatctatgatatatcaaatttaaaatattaggtgcGCAACTTAATTCacgtcttttttataaaaagtatatataaacacTTAACCCGAAAAGAGTCATAGGCCATTTTATACCCAAACTGTGAGAGAAAGGTAgtcacaatatttatttaaaaaatagaaaaggaaataaaatatataattacaatttacacaCATTACATAATTGCAATTTACATGTCTTCGTTATGTGcctttgttaattttgatagctcaactgtaatttattcgacattgCGACATTTTTAAATGAACACATGAGAAAACTTTACAGgcagtcaaaagtaaaaacgtgataCAATATCCTTAATATTGTGTTATTTCGAATAGTATAATATACGCACATAAACTACAGTAAATATCGATTagctttgaaaataattacaagaagaaattattaagcaattattgaagaaattataGCCATTGGCCGTCCTACCCTAATTTACTCTATAGAATTCAATAAATTCTCAAAACCAATTTTACGTATGTGCGTCAAGCTTAAagctgtatttaaaaaattgtcactttaatataattgtcacttaatataagatactaacgatacattaatatttgttctataatttcatattaacGACAAAAGATTCGTGCCTAGGGACACAAGCGCGTCGTATGCACTCGATAAAAACGCGGCGTCCGTCGCGCTGCACGAATTTCATCATATAAGCGGTTTCTCGTCCCATCCGCCGCGTCGTGGGAGGCTCCGGCGACTCGCACGTGGTGTTGCACGGCCGCGCTGTCGCGTTCGCCGCGAACTGTCACCGTCTATTTCCAGAGGCCGGGATGACCTCACGCTGCGAGATTAAGTAATTCCCGCGGCACGCGTCTCCGGTGACATAACGAACAGGACGCCGCGGTCTCTAACCCGAGAGTATCtgcgagaaggagagagagtaTCGTGATCTCTCTGTTCTCCGTTTAATGATTTTCGTTCGGGTCATATCCGCGGAAGGAGAGAATCGAGCGATTCCGGCTACAACCCTTTGACATGGAAATTTCAAGGGAGGGGAAGGGAGAAGAGGAATTTCGGGATCACCAGACGCGCGCGATTGATTATTTCGCGCGTTGCATTATCGCCGACGCAAAACAACGCGTTTACGCCTTTTACGCCTGCACGATAGCACGCTCTGGTAATCGATCCGCGTTTTCATTCTCCTCGTTCGTCCCTCGGCGTCTCTCTCGATCGCGGCGCATATCTCCGGCGCGTCCTCCTTCCctatcccccccccctcgctcCCCCTTCACCGCCGCGCGCGATCTCACGGAGGACATTAATTGAGCGTTAATTGCGGGAAGCGCGGAAGAATCACGTATTCGGGCGGAGCGTGCGCGTGTCCTTCGTGTACGCGGGTCGATCGATGCCCGACGAGTCCTGCTGAAACATTCAGATCTCcgtgatttataattattatgtaatagcATTAACTTAACGGAGCTCAACTGATCAATAAAGTAAAAGCGTGGAAAGAGGAAGCTgaactctctaaatttcctagagtgaaacattactctaaaagagtgaaaatcgaacatatctaaagttcgagtgatttgtcactctaattagagtaaataaaaattcactcttaTAGAGGGCATTTTCATTCTGATTAGAGTGACAAATCACTCGAACTTAAATATGTtcgattttcactcttttagagtaatgtttcactctaggaaatttagagagaaGATATAAAGCAAATGCGCTCTCTACTCTATTGTTGTGAGGAGAGAGTtacgtataaaaatttgttttataattagaataatacgaaggaaataagaagaaatttaaatactacATCGAGAAATATATATGAGGAATGTAAcaggataaaataaaataatatgcaatcAAGTAATGtgataatgtatattattacttacgCAAGAATTTAATATCTGGTGCGGGCGCGGTGCGTGTAATTAACGCGCAAGATTTGAGAGCAAGTGTTTACGGTGCGGTGACCGGCTGCGCCGGTTTATCACACAAGTTATCACAAGTGGATACCCAAGCAATAATTCCCCGGGAGAAAGGAAGTCGATCATGAATCGACTGGATGCGACAGTTACACGAAGGCACGCGGGACACGATACACAGTGCGTgcgttaaatttatgtataaccGGACGGCAAGCTGTGCGTTTGGATTATACAATCGATAGCGCTGGATATGACAGTAAATATCAGAGCGTGTGCTATTTTCTCCGACATCCGCGCGGGAGCATCTCCGACGCAGAAGTTGCATATTGCACGCACGTCCCTCggatgtttttcttttttcccgaagaaaataattttgcaatctCAGGAAATGAATCGTTCTCACCCGCGCGGTCTTTATCCCCTTCTCgggttcaaatatttttacctgGCGATCGATACGTTTGCTCGCACTCatctatatttatgtaattccCTAATTACCTAATGAAATCATCAGCAAGATAAAGACTCGCGAGAGACGCTTACTTTAACCCCAGAGTGCCACTCATATTTTTTTGACGTTAATATTACTCCGGGTGAAAATTCAACCATATAATTAAGAACCTTTAgcttttttctactttatgaACTGCAAGGtagtaattaaagtaattgaaCCAACACTATACTGACAGAAAAGGATGCTTGattcaaatacatatttatttgaatagtactaataacatattttataaaaaaaaatgaataatatttatttcaaatgagcaatattttctaaattatagaaagtattacttgttttaaataaatattattgattttctataaaatatattattagtaccattcgaataaatatttatttgaattaagcATTCTTTTCTGTCAGTGTATTTTAACGTAGAAAAATTTGGCTAAATATTATCTCAACGGCGAGAATTGCACTAAACTCGAACCGTCATCTGGATGAAAACTCACCTGCAGAAGCATTCCGAGATCAAATGCGCTtcctttataaaaatgtaatactgaacattattaaattggccagtaattaatacttactCTAACTATTAAGAGCATCGCcgttagtatttttaatattcaacataagtaataatttctgACCGGTTTAATAGTATtacgtttgtttttttttataagggtAGCTCTAGCGCGCGTGTTTGAGAAAATCTACCACCGCGTCGGGTGGCGATCTTTATTCTAAGGTCCATCTCTTCCTCATCCCCCTCGTTCGCGCGGCTCGGTCGATGCTCGGTCGACCGTTCCGCTTGAGACGCGCCCTCACGAAGAATCACCACCGTCATCCTCGCGCGCGTGTGGATCGGATCAGGTGACGGCGCGGCGACAAGGCAGACGACAGATATCGCGGCATTGCGTTAACTATCACTCACGTTTCTGTCGTTGTTACAGTTTCAAAGTAACCGGACACGATGGATCAAGGCTTCCCGGGGCAGCACACCACCACGACCACCGTGACGACCACCACCACGACGACTCAGCCGAATATACGGTTCGATCCGTCATACGTGAGGACGTTGCCGGGCATGCTGAAGGTCGTACAAGTGGTGAGTGCTACGGCACACGTGTCCTTCACTTTACTACAACTCTGTAGTAGTCTCGTCACTGCGATGCGCGAGAATCTGCTTATGATGTTTAATAATCGCTTTGTAAAGTATCTATAAGAGTCTCCGGTTAATAATTCTCCAAATCTCGTAGAGTGAAACGTCTCtctaataaaatgaaatttttttgtctacGAGATTTAGAGATAAGAGATTGTGAATCATCCCTTGtagaaatgtattattaacactaggcgatatattaaattgggcagtaattattacttatttggaGCATTAAAGGTACCAACAatcttttaatacttaaaatgagtattgaaataataatattgaatattagctaatttaatactgtgcaatattacattcttataagggataaattaattagaatccACGGTTACAATGTGAAAGACTGCTAGACTGCGTTATACAGATCTTTTACATTTGAGTCTTTGAGATTAAAGGGAAAAGTGTGCACATTAATTAAGGGTAAGAACATTAATTAAGGGTAAGAACATTAATTAAGCGAAATATTAGCAAAGAACTAAAGAATctatttaaatagaataaggCTGTGGAGCTTGGCTCGCTAAATGTAGGCATTGTGTATACAAAACGTACGCTCGTCTACCGTGAATAAAGATTACCGGCGGGCCGGTTGTAAAGGCGTCCGGGTTACGTCATTGGGCTATAATGGATTTTTAAATCTCTCACGACGGTCGCAAGAACCGCCGCGTGGCTTTCTATTTGTGCACAATGCGTGCTTCGCTCATCGCTGCGCGACGGAAAATGTTCATGAATGATAATCGCCGTCTTCTTTCAGGTGCTAAATCTCCTGGGATTTATATGCATAACGACGTCGACTCTTAGCAGCCACAGCCGGGGAGGATGGTTCAATACCGTGGCCATGGGCGGCTTCTGGTTCACGGGGATCCTGCTCGTCCTCTATCTGTTCCACATTGTGGAAAAGTTTGCCAGGATCCCTTGGATTAAAATCGtaagtctctctctctatcgcGCACGCGCGCTAATCGGTTGTCTCCTGGCCGCGAGATCTTTTATCTCG harbors:
- the LOC118648717 gene encoding CKLF-like MARVEL transmembrane domain-containing protein 4, with amino-acid sequence MDQGFPGQHTTTTTVTTTTTTTQPNIRFDPSYVRTLPGMLKVVQVVLNLLGFICITTSTLSSHSRGGWFNTVAMGGFWFTGILLVLYLFHIVEKFARIPWIKIEFVFCTIWTIFYLLAASLAADYARASEAFGVAAFFGFCAMVVYGYDAWLKFKAAKSGALAQGQSTPKQTSAVTSPAY